One genomic segment of Ignavibacteriota bacterium includes these proteins:
- a CDS encoding SpoIIE family protein phosphatase, whose amino-acid sequence MNLPNSNIALRNFSALVDFSNNINSNLNLDFALNNLLLTCFGKLHTTKGIIALFDEKNLEPKLYKGFTQIDAKRISNLIVNNLDRNFDDLLLQENIKIYEQIISTDKVIGFILLGKKLSQKDYDEEDKLFLSTIVKIGSAAIKNIQNFEKLNEINKQLDGKINQLNSLFDLGKEFSSILDIDRVSKLLTFAISAQMLVSKFAIVLIQNENFNILESKFNNKLLEDLINHCECKSVSSPIHASSSPKFDELKKIGIEVIIPMIIKNVTKGIIFLGKRLSNKDYTQSDLEYLSSVASLAIISIENSLLFQQALEKQKIEKDLEIAKNIQRNLLPRKLPKSAKFEIEAINKTAKMVGGDFYDVVQLTENKLLIAIADVSGKGIQASLLMANLQAFLKAIYKQNYKLQEASNFLNDVVSENTTNGSFITFFWGIFDSITNEFSYVNMGHNPPLLVNKDGIKKLRKGGMILGVMKTIIPYEMETISLNSEDVILLFTDGITEAMDFNNNEYTDERLENLMLNCFNQNSKMILNNILEDINLHTKGSEQSDDITCLVLKIK is encoded by the coding sequence ATGAATTTACCAAATAGTAACATTGCACTTCGTAATTTTTCTGCTCTCGTTGATTTTTCAAATAATATAAACTCAAATTTAAATTTAGATTTTGCACTCAACAATTTACTTTTAACTTGTTTCGGAAAACTTCATACTACAAAAGGAATTATTGCACTTTTTGATGAGAAAAACCTTGAGCCTAAACTTTACAAAGGTTTTACTCAAATTGATGCGAAAAGAATTTCAAATTTGATTGTAAATAATTTAGATAGAAATTTTGATGATTTACTTCTTCAAGAAAATATTAAAATTTACGAACAAATTATTTCAACAGATAAAGTAATTGGATTTATTTTACTAGGTAAAAAACTTTCTCAAAAAGATTATGATGAAGAAGACAAATTATTTCTTTCAACAATTGTAAAAATTGGAAGTGCCGCAATTAAGAATATTCAAAATTTTGAAAAACTAAATGAAATTAACAAACAGCTCGATGGAAAAATAAATCAATTAAATTCATTGTTTGATTTAGGAAAAGAATTCAGCAGTATTTTGGATATTGATAGAGTTTCAAAATTGTTAACTTTTGCAATAAGTGCGCAAATGCTTGTTTCAAAATTTGCAATTGTATTAATTCAAAATGAAAATTTTAATATTCTTGAAAGTAAATTCAACAATAAACTTTTGGAAGATTTAATAAATCATTGCGAGTGTAAATCTGTCTCATCCCCAATTCACGCAAGCAGTTCGCCCAAGTTTGATGAATTAAAAAAAATTGGAATTGAAGTTATAATTCCGATGATAATTAAAAATGTTACAAAAGGAATTATTTTTCTTGGCAAAAGATTATCAAACAAAGATTATACTCAATCAGATTTGGAATATTTATCATCTGTTGCAAGTTTGGCAATTATTTCAATTGAAAATAGTTTACTTTTTCAGCAAGCATTGGAAAAACAAAAAATTGAAAAAGATTTAGAAATTGCCAAAAATATTCAAAGAAATTTACTTCCGCGCAAATTACCAAAATCAGCAAAGTTTGAAATTGAAGCAATTAATAAAACCGCGAAAATGGTAGGCGGAGATTTTTACGATGTTGTTCAGCTTACTGAAAATAAATTACTAATTGCAATTGCAGATGTTTCCGGCAAAGGAATTCAAGCATCATTGTTAATGGCAAATCTTCAAGCATTTCTTAAAGCAATTTATAAGCAGAACTATAAACTGCAAGAAGCGTCTAATTTTTTGAATGATGTTGTTTCTGAGAATACGACAAACGGAAGTTTTATAACATTTTTCTGGGGAATTTTTGATTCAATTACAAACGAATTTTCTTATGTAAATATGGGACACAATCCGCCGTTATTGGTTAACAAAGACGGAATTAAAAAATTAAGAAAAGGCGGAATGATTCTTGGCGTAATGAAAACAATAATTCCGTACGAAATGGAAACTATAAGTTTAAATTCTGAAGATGTAATTTTATTATTTACGGATGGAATTACCGAAGCAATGGATTTTAACAATAATGAATATACCGATGAACGATTGGAAAATCTTATGTTAAATTGTTTTAATCAAAATTCGAAAATGATATTGAACAATATTTTAGAAGATATAAATCTTCATACAAAAGGATCAGAACAATCTGATGATATTACGTGTCTTGTACTAAAAATAAAATAA
- a CDS encoding ATP-binding protein produces the protein MNDFRKNIIKKITVKSSTDNLSVIRDFIRTAAKDAGFDNDTSGKIVLAADEACTNIIKHAYKYSNKGKIGINISVKSNKFSVSITDNGEHFNSTSIPEPDLKKYYQEKKVGGLGMFLMKKLMDEVKYSQPKDKKNKVTLVKYLS, from the coding sequence TTGAACGATTTTAGAAAAAATATAATTAAAAAAATTACAGTTAAAAGCAGTACTGATAATTTATCTGTAATTAGAGATTTTATCCGCACAGCCGCTAAAGATGCCGGTTTTGACAATGATACATCGGGAAAAATTGTTTTAGCTGCTGATGAAGCTTGCACAAATATTATTAAACATGCTTACAAATATTCTAATAAAGGAAAAATTGGAATTAATATTTCCGTGAAAAGTAACAAATTTTCGGTTTCTATTACAGATAATGGCGAACATTTTAATTCAACTTCAATTCCGGAACCGGACTTGAAAAAATATTATCAAGAAAAGAAAGTCGGCGGATTAGGAATGTTTCTGATGAAAAAATTAATGGATGAGGTAAAATATTCTCAACCAAAAGACAAGAAAAACAAAGTTACGCTTGTCAAATATCTTTCATAA
- a CDS encoding STAS domain-containing protein — protein sequence MADFYVRKEGVGKVSVLNVKGFLDAHTAPELENAFNSLIDSKQFKVVVNFRDLQYISSAGLGVFMAYVETMRENSGDIKFSNLKDEVYNIFDLLGFPLLYEFFKDEKDAIEKFIQAK from the coding sequence ATGGCAGATTTTTATGTTCGTAAGGAGGGTGTTGGCAAAGTTAGTGTGCTTAATGTAAAAGGATTTTTAGATGCACACACAGCGCCCGAGCTTGAAAATGCTTTTAATTCGCTTATTGATAGTAAGCAATTTAAAGTCGTAGTAAATTTTCGAGACCTTCAATATATAAGCAGTGCCGGTTTAGGAGTTTTTATGGCTTATGTAGAAACAATGCGTGAAAATAGCGGCGATATTAAATTTAGCAATCTTAAAGATGAAGTGTACAATATTTTTGATTTATTAGGATTTCCTTTATTGTATGAATTCTTTAAAGATGAAAAAGATGCAATTGAAAAATTCATCCAGGCAAAATAA
- a CDS encoding SpoIIE family protein phosphatase, which translates to MQIKNSHSFGNKKLENAVFISIVFFIFKIIFPVNDSILFLLINELLVLISVFAWVNYVIEFIDPKLSKPLSLVVNVGILNALIFFIISITSWLFDESNAGISSGLVYILFSTFIVFIFIGSLAYIFSVYKKLCFHRQKKDPSVYFNTLIIFIILTSLSASFLNVTKTGNGIIVIADGDFDFIYNTFFAISIGLIFLNSLRVAWIAFLNKKQKITLLVISVLLISLSAINFATTQEEDFSIIRNFSPALEYFASLVMLYGIIYFTIIFFTTLFHLPTAEAIDRKSEELTSLKDISILMSQVFDFEELSETITSTTIKVSNSDSAWIVIKKNSGFDIHSISGIGLVDANHISTFLMNNNLLIENDVKTTDLQIFDKKHKLPHSIKSVVSAPLLIQNKNNGYLFSARKSSRMFEEEDIKSVSTFAGIASVAIENAKLLEESIEKERLEKELDVARDVQYKILPQQTPKCENLEISALFVPAFEVGGDYYDFFKIDENKLGIVIADVSGKGIEAAFVMAEVKGVFSSLSKLINNPKEILIQANSILENCLSKKSFVTAIYGIIDTSNGIFNFVRAGHAPLFYFNGNNVEKLIPEGIGLGLDFTSKFSNNIKEMEIKLNNNDILILFTDGINEALNENKEEFGYNRLEDVINKNSQLSVDELSNQIMTSVTTFSKNNSQHDDITLVLLKWNSHKIEGES; encoded by the coding sequence TTGCAAATCAAAAATTCTCATTCATTCGGAAATAAAAAATTAGAAAATGCCGTTTTCATTTCAATAGTATTTTTTATTTTCAAAATTATTTTTCCGGTTAATGATTCAATTCTATTTTTATTAATAAACGAACTTCTTGTTTTAATAAGCGTATTTGCTTGGGTAAATTATGTTATAGAATTTATTGATCCCAAATTAAGCAAACCGCTTTCGCTTGTTGTAAATGTTGGAATTTTAAACGCTTTAATATTCTTCATAATTTCAATTACATCTTGGCTATTTGACGAAAGTAATGCGGGAATTTCATCGGGATTAGTTTACATTTTATTTTCAACATTTATTGTTTTTATTTTTATTGGTTCACTCGCATACATATTTTCCGTTTACAAAAAACTTTGCTTTCACCGGCAGAAAAAAGATCCAAGTGTTTACTTCAATACACTAATTATATTTATAATTTTAACTTCACTTTCCGCATCATTTTTAAATGTTACAAAAACCGGGAATGGAATTATTGTAATTGCAGACGGCGATTTTGATTTTATTTATAACACATTTTTTGCAATATCAATCGGATTAATTTTTCTAAATTCATTGCGAGTTGCATGGATTGCATTTCTAAATAAAAAACAAAAAATTACACTTTTGGTAATTTCTGTTTTGTTGATTTCATTATCCGCAATAAATTTTGCAACAACACAAGAAGAAGATTTCAGCATTATCAGAAACTTCTCACCGGCGCTTGAATATTTTGCAAGTTTAGTAATGCTGTACGGAATAATTTATTTTACAATAATATTTTTCACAACTTTATTTCATCTTCCAACCGCAGAAGCTATTGATAGAAAATCCGAAGAACTTACAAGCCTTAAAGATATAAGTATTTTGATGAGCCAAGTTTTTGATTTTGAAGAACTTTCGGAAACAATAACTTCAACAACAATTAAAGTAAGTAATTCTGATTCTGCTTGGATTGTAATTAAAAAAAATAGCGGATTTGATATTCACTCAATTTCCGGAATTGGTTTGGTTGATGCAAATCATATTTCTACTTTTTTGATGAACAATAATTTGTTGATTGAAAATGATGTTAAGACAACGGATTTACAAATATTTGATAAGAAACATAAATTACCTCATTCAATAAAATCAGTAGTTTCAGCACCATTATTAATTCAAAATAAAAATAATGGATATTTATTTTCCGCAAGAAAAAGCAGCAGAATGTTTGAAGAAGAAGACATCAAATCGGTAAGCACATTTGCGGGAATTGCATCTGTTGCAATTGAAAATGCAAAACTTTTGGAAGAATCGATTGAGAAAGAAAGATTAGAAAAAGAGCTGGATGTTGCGCGAGATGTTCAATATAAAATTTTACCACAGCAAACACCTAAATGTGAAAATTTAGAAATTTCTGCTTTGTTCGTTCCGGCGTTTGAAGTCGGAGGCGATTATTACGATTTCTTTAAAATTGATGAAAACAAATTGGGAATTGTAATTGCGGATGTTTCCGGAAAGGGAATTGAAGCAGCATTTGTTATGGCGGAAGTTAAAGGAGTATTTTCCTCACTTTCTAAATTGATAAATAATCCCAAGGAAATACTAATTCAAGCAAATTCCATTTTGGAAAATTGTTTATCGAAAAAAAGTTTTGTTACTGCAATTTATGGAATTATTGATACTTCAAATGGAATTTTTAATTTTGTACGAGCGGGTCATGCGCCGCTTTTTTACTTTAACGGAAATAATGTAGAAAAATTAATTCCCGAAGGAATAGGGCTTGGTTTAGATTTTACAAGTAAGTTCAGTAACAATATAAAAGAAATGGAAATTAAACTAAATAATAACGATATTTTGATATTGTTTACAGATGGAATTAATGAAGCTTTAAATGAAAATAAAGAAGAATTTGGCTACAATAGATTGGAAGATGTAATAAATAAAAATTCCCAATTATCTGTTGATGAATTATCAAATCAAATTATGACATCCGTTACAACGTTTTCTAAAAATAATTCTCAGCATGATGATATTACGTTAGTTTTATTAAAGTGGAATTCCCACAAAATAGAGGGAGAAAGTTAA
- a CDS encoding sigma-70 family RNA polymerase sigma factor: MLNSEETELNNILDDDFPIIEKFKQGDERAFTELIQKHKDKVRNLVFLTLGDVDYVDDISQDVFINVYHKLKEFRFESKFTTWLYRITVNKCRDYLRKKKVRSIFVPIDDNDYEKRGKTDNDNFDLQKIVQKAILKLPDKLKTPLILRDIDGYSYQEIAEKLECEVGTIKSRIFRARETLKIILEPYKDEIRG, from the coding sequence ATTTTGAACTCAGAAGAAACAGAATTAAATAATATCCTTGATGATGATTTCCCGATAATTGAGAAATTCAAACAAGGCGACGAAAGAGCTTTTACGGAATTGATTCAAAAGCACAAAGATAAAGTTAGAAATTTAGTTTTTTTAACTTTGGGCGATGTCGATTATGTTGATGACATTTCACAAGATGTTTTTATAAATGTTTATCACAAGCTGAAAGAATTTCGGTTTGAATCAAAATTTACAACTTGGCTTTATAGAATAACGGTTAACAAGTGCAGAGATTATTTAAGAAAGAAAAAAGTAAGAAGTATTTTTGTTCCAATAGATGATAATGATTATGAAAAGCGCGGCAAAACCGATAACGATAATTTTGATTTACAGAAAATTGTGCAGAAAGCAATTTTGAAACTTCCGGATAAATTGAAAACTCCGCTAATACTTAGAGATATTGATGGATATAGTTATCAAGAAATTGCAGAAAAACTTGAGTGTGAAGTTGGAACAATAAAATCAAGGATTTTTAGAGCACGTGAAACTTTGAAGATTATTCTTGAACCGTATAAAGATGAAATTAGAGGATAA
- a CDS encoding STAS domain-containing protein, whose protein sequence is MRIKTSEKYSAVVIEFKGNVIGGPEAEEFSKLLHSYLDEGKKNVVVDLSSVKFMNSSGLGMLISGFTTMKNGGGSLKLARATEKINSLLVITKLITIFDNFDSVDEAVKSF, encoded by the coding sequence ATGAGAATAAAAACTTCTGAAAAATATTCAGCAGTCGTAATTGAATTTAAAGGGAACGTTATTGGCGGTCCGGAAGCTGAAGAATTTAGCAAACTTTTGCATAGTTATTTAGATGAAGGTAAAAAAAATGTTGTTGTTGATTTAAGCAGCGTAAAATTTATGAACAGTTCCGGTTTGGGAATGTTAATAAGCGGATTTACAACAATGAAAAACGGCGGCGGTTCTCTTAAACTTGCAAGAGCTACAGAAAAAATTAATAGTCTTCTTGTAATTACAAAATTAATTACAATTTTTGATAACTTTGATTCTGTTGATGAAGCTGTAAAAAGTTTCTAA
- a CDS encoding adenylosuccinate synthase, which yields MSVSIVVGSQWGDEGKGKVVDLLGSNVDIVVRYQGGANAGHTIKIGDKQYIFHLIPSGILHPNVICVIGNGVVIEPKALLDELEMLHQNGIDFEGRLFISHNAHLIMPYHKLIDSINEQGNSKIGTTGRGIGPCYIDKYARRGIRIADLLDKKELKIKIKKNLDEKNNLLKNIYHHEELNIDEIIDELISFDKKIDKYITDTAEYLNDAIVKNKSILLEGAQGALLDVDHGTYPYVTSSNPTSGGACTGTGIPPTKITDVIGIVKAYTTRVGLGPFPTELFDEDGENLRKIGAEFGATTGRARRCGWFDAFLVNYSRKINGIERVVITKLDVLGHFDEIKVCTGYELNGKKLKYFPTSSAELNNVIPIYTTLKGWKSDISEIKNYDDLPVEAKEYLTFISVQCGFEIKYISVGPKRSQTIEL from the coding sequence ATGAGTGTGTCAATTGTTGTCGGAAGTCAATGGGGCGATGAAGGAAAAGGAAAAGTTGTTGATTTATTAGGTTCTAATGTTGATATTGTTGTTCGTTATCAAGGCGGTGCAAATGCGGGACACACAATTAAAATTGGCGATAAACAATATATTTTTCATTTAATTCCATCCGGAATTTTACATCCAAATGTAATTTGCGTAATTGGAAACGGTGTTGTAATTGAGCCAAAAGCATTATTGGATGAATTGGAAATGCTGCATCAAAACGGAATTGATTTTGAAGGTAGATTATTTATTAGTCACAATGCACATTTAATAATGCCGTATCATAAATTAATTGATTCAATTAATGAACAAGGGAATTCCAAAATTGGAACAACCGGAAGAGGAATTGGTCCGTGCTACATTGATAAATATGCGAGAAGAGGAATTAGAATTGCAGACCTATTAGATAAAAAGGAACTCAAAATAAAAATCAAAAAAAATCTTGATGAAAAAAATAATTTGCTTAAAAATATTTATCATCATGAAGAATTAAATATTGATGAAATAATTGATGAACTAATTTCTTTTGATAAAAAAATTGATAAATATATTACAGATACTGCGGAATATTTAAATGACGCAATTGTTAAAAATAAATCAATATTACTTGAAGGAGCGCAAGGAGCTTTGCTTGATGTTGATCACGGAACTTATCCTTACGTAACTTCTTCAAATCCAACTTCCGGCGGAGCTTGTACCGGAACTGGAATTCCTCCAACAAAAATTACAGATGTGATTGGAATTGTTAAAGCATATACAACACGTGTTGGTTTGGGTCCATTTCCTACCGAATTATTTGATGAAGACGGTGAAAATTTACGAAAAATCGGAGCAGAATTTGGCGCAACAACCGGAAGAGCTAGAAGATGCGGTTGGTTTGATGCATTCCTCGTAAATTATTCCAGAAAAATTAATGGAATTGAAAGAGTTGTAATTACCAAACTTGATGTACTTGGACATTTTGATGAAATTAAAGTCTGCACCGGCTATGAATTAAACGGAAAAAAATTAAAATATTTCCCAACTTCATCCGCTGAATTGAATAATGTCATTCCAATATACACAACTTTAAAAGGATGGAAATCAGATATTTCCGAAATAAAAAATTATGATGATCTTCCTGTTGAAGCAAAGGAATATTTAACTTTTATTTCGGTTCAATGCGGTTTTGAAATTAAATATATTTCCGTTGGTCCCAAAAGATCTCAAACAATTGAACTTTGA
- a CDS encoding HAMP domain-containing histidine kinase, producing the protein MNFKLVLLVIALAITAGTFYYTQSLVNELQKREIQVAELYANTLEFIANPNSDNNADLTFIFENIIKRINFPLILTDTSGIPISGSQGAGIKNIDIDSNLTQLEIDAFLINKVKELATVHNPINVSFKDLDGKEKVFNKIYFGNSVLIQKLKYYPFLQVLFAILFLTISYISFSYVKRTEQSNIWVGMAKEIAHQLGTPISSLMGWTELLKLKYQKPEEVVNVANEMESDLTRLNKITNRFSKIGSKPVLKKNDLNDVIKSVLKYFEKRLPQTGKDVELIYLNNKSILLNLNASLFEWVIENLIKNSIDAIGSKKGKILVSVVEKENTIEIEVTDNGKGINPKNRKDVFKPGYSTKSRGWGLGLSLSKRIIEDYHKGKLLLKSSIPNEGTTFLLILNKNILKVQEEL; encoded by the coding sequence ATGAATTTTAAACTTGTTTTACTTGTTATTGCTTTAGCAATTACTGCTGGAACATTTTACTACACACAATCACTTGTAAACGAATTACAAAAAAGAGAAATTCAAGTAGCAGAACTTTACGCCAACACTCTTGAATTTATTGCAAATCCAAATTCTGATAATAATGCAGATTTAACTTTCATTTTTGAAAATATAATTAAGAGAATTAATTTCCCTTTAATTTTAACTGATACAAGCGGAATTCCAATAAGCGGAAGTCAAGGAGCTGGAATTAAAAATATTGATATTGATTCAAATCTAACACAACTAGAAATTGATGCTTTTTTAATTAACAAAGTAAAAGAATTAGCAACTGTGCATAATCCTATAAATGTTTCTTTTAAAGATTTGGACGGTAAAGAAAAAGTTTTTAACAAAATTTATTTTGGAAATTCCGTTTTAATTCAAAAGTTAAAATATTATCCTTTTCTTCAAGTTTTATTTGCAATATTGTTTCTAACAATTTCCTACATCAGTTTTAGTTATGTTAAAAGAACTGAGCAAAGTAATATTTGGGTCGGAATGGCAAAGGAAATTGCTCATCAATTGGGAACACCGATTTCAAGCTTAATGGGCTGGACGGAATTACTAAAACTTAAATATCAAAAACCGGAAGAAGTTGTAAATGTTGCCAACGAAATGGAAAGTGATCTAACACGTTTGAATAAAATTACAAATCGATTTTCTAAAATTGGTTCAAAACCTGTACTTAAAAAAAATGATTTAAATGATGTAATAAAATCGGTATTAAAATATTTTGAGAAACGACTTCCTCAAACGGGCAAAGATGTTGAGCTGATTTACCTAAATAATAAATCAATATTATTAAATTTAAATGCTTCACTTTTTGAATGGGTTATTGAAAATTTAATTAAAAATTCCATTGATGCAATTGGAAGTAAGAAAGGTAAAATTTTAGTTTCCGTTGTAGAGAAGGAAAACACAATCGAAATTGAAGTTACAGATAATGGAAAAGGTATAAATCCTAAAAACAGAAAAGATGTTTTTAAACCCGGTTATAGTACAAAAAGCAGAGGCTGGGGTTTGGGTTTAAGTTTATCAAAAAGAATTATTGAAGATTATCATAAAGGAAAACTTTTACTAAAATCTTCAATTCCTAATGAAGGAACAACGTTTTTACTTATTCTAAATAAAAATATATTAAAAGTTCAGGAAGAATTATGA
- a CDS encoding dCMP deaminase, with the protein MSYSRPSWDEYFLKLAMLVSERATCPRMHCGCVLVRDKRILATGYNGSIPGDSHCEDDGCMIVDNHCVRTIHAEMNAIIQCSIHGVSTLGATAYITNMPCTNCSKALIAAGIKEIVIFSDYHDTKAEEFFKIANVEIRRLEIPKNSINYDLKNYSSAKEIKKDE; encoded by the coding sequence ATGAGTTACTCAAGACCATCTTGGGATGAATATTTTTTAAAGTTGGCAATGCTGGTTTCGGAAAGAGCAACTTGTCCAAGAATGCATTGCGGCTGCGTTTTAGTTAGAGATAAAAGAATATTAGCAACCGGATATAATGGATCAATTCCCGGTGATTCTCATTGCGAAGATGACGGCTGTATGATTGTGGATAATCATTGTGTTAGAACAATTCATGCAGAAATGAATGCAATAATTCAATGTTCAATTCACGGAGTAAGCACGCTTGGCGCAACTGCATATATTACAAATATGCCTTGTACAAACTGTTCAAAAGCTTTAATTGCAGCGGGAATTAAGGAAATTGTTATTTTTTCCGATTATCATGATACAAAAGCTGAAGAATTCTTTAAAATTGCAAATGTTGAAATTAGACGATTGGAAATTCCGAAAAATTCTATTAATTATGATTTGAAAAATTATTCTTCCGCAAAGGAAATTAAGAAAGATGAGTAA
- the ppk1 gene encoding polyphosphate kinase 1, translating into MSKMSNDIFQKYFKAENFINRDLSWLEFNKRVLEEALNPKLPLLDKIKFISIFFTNLDEFYMIRVSGLKEQIRANIITATIDGLTPFQELRAIDKEVKSLLTLIDELWKNTIIPDLTKNNIIISKLVDLPKNEQEALSQYFHNEIFPVLTPLAFDPGRPFPYISNLSLSFAVLISNSKKEKHFARIKIPNILPRLLRVDKILYPNQPKKNGKLAAKFVWIDDLIKQNLHFLFPGINIECSHLFRITRNTDISIQEDEADDLLQVIEENIKQRKFGSVVRLEVEKEIPNFMIETFIENLNITTTDIHFIDGPLGLSQIMELYSLPFHHLKETPYQPKPFINFDENENMFSILRKGDVLLHHPYDSFTPVIDFIKSASQDPDVLAIKQTLYRVGQDSPIVKYLIEAAERRKQVAVLVELKARFDEENNIFWARELEKAGVHVVYGLVGLKTHAKMTMVVRRESDGVKRYVHLSTGNYNASTAKLYTDFGLFTSDKEICEDVSEVFNYLTGYSEKSEFKKLFVSPINTRTKIINLIKREIENVKNGGEGYLIFKFNSLVDNSIIAALYEASQNGVKIDLIIRGICCLKPQVKGLSENINVRSIIGRFLEHSRIYYFFNNGNKEMYLSSADLMPRNLDRRVETTFPIENKEIKENILKNVLQVFLNDNTKTRILNSDGDYSRIYPSEGEEEISVQEILMKGNSLYSLK; encoded by the coding sequence ATGAGTAAAATGTCGAATGATATTTTTCAAAAATATTTCAAAGCCGAAAATTTTATAAATAGAGATTTAAGCTGGCTCGAATTTAACAAACGAGTTTTAGAAGAAGCTTTAAATCCAAAATTACCTCTGCTTGATAAAATAAAATTTATCTCAATATTTTTTACAAATCTTGATGAATTTTATATGATCAGAGTTTCTGGTTTAAAAGAACAAATCAGAGCCAATATAATTACCGCAACAATTGATGGATTAACGCCGTTTCAAGAATTAAGAGCAATTGATAAAGAAGTTAAAAGTTTATTAACCTTAATTGATGAACTTTGGAAAAACACTATTATTCCGGATTTAACAAAAAACAATATTATAATTTCAAAATTAGTTGACTTACCCAAAAATGAACAAGAAGCTTTAAGTCAATATTTTCACAATGAAATTTTTCCGGTTTTAACTCCTCTGGCATTTGATCCCGGAAGACCTTTTCCATACATATCAAACTTAAGTTTGAGTTTTGCAGTATTAATTTCAAACTCAAAAAAAGAAAAACATTTTGCTCGTATAAAAATCCCAAATATTTTACCAAGACTTTTAAGAGTTGATAAAATACTTTATCCAAATCAGCCAAAAAAGAATGGAAAACTTGCTGCCAAGTTTGTTTGGATTGATGATTTAATAAAACAAAATCTGCACTTTTTATTTCCGGGTATTAATATTGAATGCTCACATCTTTTTAGAATTACAAGAAACACAGATATAAGTATTCAAGAAGATGAAGCCGATGATTTGCTTCAAGTAATTGAAGAAAATATTAAACAAAGAAAATTTGGTTCTGTTGTAAGGTTGGAAGTTGAAAAAGAAATTCCAAATTTTATGATAGAAACCTTCATTGAAAATTTAAATATTACCACAACTGATATACATTTTATCGATGGTCCGCTTGGTTTAAGTCAAATAATGGAATTGTATAGTTTACCATTTCATCATTTAAAGGAAACACCTTATCAGCCAAAACCGTTTATAAATTTTGATGAAAATGAAAATATGTTTTCCATTTTAAGAAAAGGAGATGTTCTACTTCATCATCCGTATGATTCATTTACACCGGTTATTGATTTCATAAAATCTGCATCGCAAGATCCTGATGTTTTAGCTATTAAGCAGACATTATATAGGGTTGGGCAAGATTCTCCGATTGTTAAATATTTGATAGAGGCAGCGGAAAGAAGAAAACAAGTTGCTGTTCTTGTAGAATTAAAAGCAAGATTTGACGAAGAAAATAATATTTTCTGGGCAAGAGAGCTTGAAAAAGCTGGTGTTCATGTTGTTTATGGTTTAGTAGGATTAAAAACTCACGCAAAAATGACAATGGTTGTGAGACGCGAAAGTGACGGAGTTAAAAGATATGTTCATTTAAGTACCGGAAATTATAATGCTTCGACAGCTAAGTTATATACTGACTTTGGATTATTCACATCAGATAAAGAAATTTGTGAAGATGTTTCGGAAGTTTTCAATTATCTAACTGGTTATTCAGAAAAAAGCGAATTTAAAAAATTATTTGTATCGCCCATAAATACGCGTACTAAAATTATCAATTTAATTAAGCGTGAAATTGAAAATGTAAAAAACGGCGGCGAAGGTTATTTAATTTTCAAATTTAATTCGCTTGTCGATAACTCAATAATTGCCGCTTTATATGAAGCTTCACAAAATGGAGTTAAGATTGATTTAATTATTAGAGGAATTTGTTGTTTAAAACCTCAAGTAAAAGGATTAAGTGAAAATATAAATGTGAGAAGTATAATTGGAAGATTTCTTGAGCATAGCCGAATTTATTATTTCTTCAATAACGGTAACAAAGAAATGTATTTAAGCAGCGCCGATTTAATGCCAAGAAATTTAGACAGACGAGTTGAAACGACTTTCCCTATTGAGAATAAGGAAATTAAAGAAAATATTTTGAAAAATGTTCTGCAAGTATTTTTGAATGATAACACCAAAACAAGAATTTTAAATTCCGATGGTGATTATTCTAGAATTTATCCATCTGAAGGTGAAGAAGAAATTTCTGTTCAAGAAATTTTAATGAAAGGTAATTCTCTATATTCGTTAAAATAA